The proteins below are encoded in one region of Gemmatimonadaceae bacterium:
- a CDS encoding ABC transporter permease has protein sequence MRDRRFPFLALMAEGATSAIDALQARTLRTTLLLVIVAANVCAALVAGAATRGAAVRARDDAARDGARGFVVYPWLAGGGAPLGNEDARAVGALPQVAGAAAHQAVRLPVGDDAHADIGAIVDGYDSAGPVLADADLLRGRWFSADENARAAPVVALGDRLAARVAHPGSPLGTRIYLAHRRFRVIGVYHDTAPGFHAVVPIETVRRLLGASPEWTDIVVRARDGVAVDDAERAVAARLGSDRRSGNAPRVVVAGADRLRAGARIVPFVSRITTRELAAIGLTLAGLALAAVMMRSVRDRTPEIGLRKVLGATRAAILLETVAESTTLATIGGAAGLAAGRVIAMLLAGTTPIPAAVSAAAGLTAVCLTIAGGAAFGAPPGLRAARLDALQALRAR, from the coding sequence ATGCGCGATCGTCGATTCCCGTTTCTGGCACTGATGGCCGAGGGCGCGACGAGCGCCATCGACGCGCTGCAGGCGAGGACGCTCCGCACGACGCTCCTGCTCGTGATCGTAGCCGCGAACGTGTGCGCCGCGTTGGTCGCCGGCGCCGCGACGCGCGGCGCGGCCGTGCGCGCCCGGGATGACGCGGCCCGCGACGGCGCCCGCGGATTCGTGGTCTATCCGTGGCTCGCGGGCGGCGGCGCCCCGTTAGGCAACGAGGACGCGCGCGCGGTTGGCGCCCTGCCCCAGGTCGCGGGCGCAGCGGCCCACCAGGCGGTGCGGCTGCCCGTGGGCGACGACGCGCACGCGGATATCGGGGCGATTGTCGATGGCTACGACAGCGCCGGACCCGTGCTCGCCGACGCCGACCTGTTGCGCGGCCGCTGGTTCAGCGCCGATGAAAATGCGCGCGCGGCCCCCGTGGTGGCGCTCGGCGACCGCCTCGCTGCGCGCGTCGCGCACCCCGGCAGCCCGTTAGGCACGCGGATTTACCTCGCCCATCGCCGGTTCCGCGTCATCGGCGTGTACCACGACACGGCGCCCGGCTTTCATGCCGTTGTGCCGATCGAGACCGTGCGCCGTCTGCTCGGCGCCTCACCCGAGTGGACCGATATCGTCGTCCGTGCGCGCGATGGCGTCGCCGTCGACGACGCCGAGCGCGCGGTGGCTGCCCGGCTCGGAAGCGATCGGCGGTCCGGCAACGCGCCGCGCGTCGTCGTCGCCGGCGCCGATCGCCTGCGGGCCGGCGCCCGCATCGTCCCGTTCGTCTCGCGCATCACCACCCGCGAGCTCGCCGCCATTGGCCTGACGCTGGCCGGCCTCGCACTCGCCGCCGTCATGATGCGCAGCGTGCGCGACCGCACGCCCGAAATCGGCCTGCGTAAAGTGCTCGGCGCCACACGTGCCGCCATCCTGCTCGAGACGGTAGCCGAGTCGACGACGCTCGCGACCATTGGCGGCGCCGCCGGGCTCGCCGCCGGACGCGTGATCGCGATGCTCCTCGCCGGCACGACGCCGATTCCCGCCGCGGTGAGCGCGGCCGCCGGGCTCACCGCCGTGTGCCTAACGATCGCCGGCGGCGCTGCCTTCGGCGCCCCGCCGGGACTCCGCGCCGCCCGGCTCGACGCCCTTCAGGCGCTGCGCGCCAGATAG
- a CDS encoding ABC transporter permease produces the protein MTRTPNERTPVRVPRAWRWLIRLLPREFRARYGAAIAVFHRDRLIDARDSAERPFRVWLRGALDLVSLVVIERWRSVAARRSRRVAPSPVPRMSAEDRMSIILHEAAQAVRSLRRSVAFTAAAIVTLALGIGSTTAIFSVVRSVLLAPLPFPDAGRVVEPDSRKIGTDEVWSVTYADFMDWRDQHVFSSVAVYRPQDMDLTGPSEPIRVSAAAVSPQFFAALGVRQELGRGLRASDYAPDAGYPVVISDRLWRGQFGARPDIIGHTVEINAIKQTVVGVLPRDARWPIDVDLWMPLHIVSELGPDLQRRDNFIFGAVARLAPGATLGSTRAVMATLAARAAAQHPDIRGGVTTVPIPISQAILGSSTPRTLWLLLGAVSLLLLIGCVNVANLLLARAAARQRELAVRVALGASRWRLVRQSLVESGALGLAGGLFGVAVAIWMVKGLVAIAPPDVPRIEAASLDRLTLGFAVAISAGVSLLFGLAPALHAVRQRSHVVMGESGERTSAGRGSARTRRILVTAELALSVILLVGAGLAVRSIEHLRRVDPGFDRQHVLTASIALPGIKYDTPDKVVGFLYQLRERLASAAGIEAAGIASASPLGGGGFYLGREMVAEGRDPVPANEVSVNWNVATPGYFAALGLPLVTGRDFRLTDDTAAPPVMIVNQTFAKRMFGTENPIGRRAMSSRDERVEREIIGVVRDVKYYGAADSSRSLVWVPYAQHNAWHQGIVTVRARGGARDALDVVRRELHAMDPNIALANVSTMDEVMSRSMAGDSLIAILLGTFASIALLLAATGVFGVLSYAVAQRTREIGIRLALGARPKDVRRLVARETAPMVCAGVVIGLAAAFALARLARSMWYEVGPNDPLTFAGVAIALGVVAVIAAAVPARRAARVDPVIAIRNE, from the coding sequence GTGACGCGCACGCCGAACGAGCGCACGCCGGTGCGTGTCCCGCGCGCGTGGCGCTGGCTCATCCGGCTGCTGCCGCGCGAGTTCCGCGCGCGCTATGGCGCCGCGATCGCCGTGTTCCACCGCGACCGCCTCATCGATGCGCGCGACTCGGCCGAGCGGCCGTTTCGCGTGTGGCTCCGCGGCGCGCTCGATCTCGTGTCGTTGGTGGTCATCGAACGATGGCGCTCGGTGGCCGCGCGCCGATCCAGGCGCGTGGCCCCATCACCCGTACCGCGGATGTCCGCGGAGGACCGGATGTCGATCATCCTGCACGAGGCCGCGCAGGCCGTCCGCTCGCTGCGCCGGAGCGTCGCGTTCACGGCGGCGGCCATCGTCACCCTTGCGTTAGGCATCGGGTCGACGACCGCGATCTTCAGCGTGGTCCGCTCGGTGCTCCTCGCGCCGCTGCCGTTCCCCGATGCCGGACGGGTCGTGGAGCCCGACTCCCGCAAAATCGGCACCGATGAAGTTTGGTCCGTCACCTACGCCGACTTCATGGACTGGCGCGACCAGCACGTCTTCTCGTCCGTGGCCGTGTACCGGCCGCAGGACATGGATCTCACCGGCCCCAGCGAGCCGATCCGTGTGTCGGCCGCGGCGGTGAGCCCGCAGTTCTTCGCCGCGCTCGGCGTCAGGCAAGAGTTAGGCAGAGGGCTGCGCGCGTCGGACTACGCGCCGGATGCGGGATATCCGGTGGTCATCTCCGATCGCCTCTGGCGCGGCCAGTTCGGCGCGCGGCCCGATATCATCGGCCACACGGTCGAGATCAACGCGATCAAGCAGACCGTGGTCGGCGTGCTGCCGCGCGACGCGCGATGGCCGATCGACGTCGATCTGTGGATGCCGCTACACATCGTGTCGGAGCTCGGTCCCGACCTGCAGCGACGCGACAACTTCATCTTCGGGGCAGTCGCGCGCCTCGCACCGGGCGCGACCCTCGGGAGCACGCGCGCCGTCATGGCGACGCTCGCCGCGCGCGCGGCCGCCCAGCATCCGGATATCCGCGGTGGTGTGACGACCGTTCCGATCCCGATCAGCCAGGCGATTCTCGGCTCATCGACGCCGCGCACCTTGTGGCTCCTGTTGGGCGCCGTGTCGCTGCTCTTGCTCATCGGCTGTGTGAACGTGGCCAACCTGCTGCTGGCACGTGCCGCGGCGCGCCAGCGCGAGCTCGCGGTGCGCGTGGCGTTGGGCGCGAGCCGCTGGCGGCTCGTGAGACAGAGCCTCGTCGAGAGCGGCGCGCTCGGGTTGGCCGGCGGTCTGTTCGGCGTTGCCGTTGCGATCTGGATGGTCAAAGGTCTCGTGGCCATCGCGCCGCCCGACGTGCCGCGCATCGAAGCGGCATCGCTGGATCGGTTGACGCTGGGCTTTGCCGTCGCGATTTCGGCCGGCGTGTCCCTGCTGTTCGGGCTGGCGCCCGCGCTGCACGCCGTGCGGCAGCGGAGCCACGTCGTGATGGGTGAGAGCGGCGAGCGGACCAGTGCCGGCCGCGGCAGCGCCAGGACACGCCGGATCCTGGTCACGGCGGAACTGGCGCTGTCGGTGATCCTGCTGGTCGGCGCCGGGCTCGCGGTGCGGAGCATCGAGCATCTGCGCCGCGTCGACCCCGGGTTCGACCGGCAGCACGTCCTCACCGCATCGATCGCCCTGCCCGGCATCAAGTACGACACGCCGGACAAAGTGGTGGGGTTCTTGTACCAGCTCCGCGAGCGGCTGGCGTCGGCGGCCGGCATCGAGGCGGCCGGCATCGCCAGCGCCAGTCCGTTAGGCGGAGGCGGATTCTACCTGGGCCGCGAGATGGTGGCCGAGGGACGCGATCCGGTGCCGGCCAACGAGGTGTCGGTCAACTGGAACGTCGCCACGCCGGGGTATTTCGCCGCCCTGGGCCTCCCGCTGGTAACGGGCCGCGACTTTCGCCTGACTGACGACACCGCGGCGCCGCCGGTGATGATCGTCAACCAGACGTTCGCCAAGCGGATGTTCGGCACGGAGAATCCGATCGGCCGGCGCGCCATGTCCTCGCGCGACGAAAGGGTCGAGCGCGAGATCATCGGCGTGGTCCGCGACGTCAAGTATTACGGCGCCGCCGATTCGAGCCGATCGTTGGTGTGGGTGCCGTACGCGCAGCACAACGCCTGGCATCAAGGAATCGTGACGGTGCGCGCTCGCGGGGGAGCGAGAGACGCACTCGACGTCGTCCGGCGCGAGCTGCACGCCATGGATCCCAACATCGCGCTCGCCAATGTCAGTACCATGGACGAAGTGATGAGCCGCTCCATGGCCGGCGACAGCCTCATCGCGATTTTGCTCGGAACCTTCGCGAGCATTGCGCTGCTGCTCGCGGCCACGGGCGTGTTCGGCGTGCTGTCGTACGCGGTGGCCCAACGCACGAGGGAGATCGGCATCCGACTGGCGCTCGGCGCCCGGCCGAAGGATGTGCGCCGCCTCGTGGCCCGGGAAACCGCACCCATGGTGTGTGCCGGGGTCGTCATCGGCCTCGCCGCGGCGTTCGCGTTGGCGCGTCTGGCCCGGTCGATGTGGTACGAGGTCGGGCCTAACGATCCGCTCACCTTCGCCGGCGTGGCGATCGCGCTCGGCGTCGTCGCCGTCATTGCTGCCGCGGTGCCGGCGCGCCGGGCGGCTCGCGTGGATCCCGTGATCGCGATCCGGAACGAGTAG
- a CDS encoding helix-turn-helix transcriptional regulator — protein sequence MPPPPKAGPEPESLLPLKSVDTLILTMLAAGDRHGYGIRQDILAHSNGTIELEAGNLYRHMRRLESKGLIEEAPEKREAEGDERRIYHRLTPFGHRVLAAEMLRLRALVRLAVARQIIAPGRA from the coding sequence ATGCCGCCGCCTCCCAAAGCTGGGCCCGAGCCCGAATCGCTCCTGCCGCTCAAGTCCGTCGACACGCTCATCCTCACGATGCTCGCGGCGGGGGATCGGCACGGCTACGGCATCCGGCAAGACATCCTCGCGCACTCGAACGGAACGATCGAGCTCGAGGCGGGCAACCTGTACCGCCACATGCGCCGTCTGGAATCGAAAGGGCTGATCGAAGAAGCGCCGGAAAAGCGTGAGGCCGAAGGCGATGAACGCCGCATCTACCATCGATTGACGCCGTTTGGCCATCGCGTCCTGGCCGCCGAGATGCTGCGATTGCGAGCGCTGGTGCGGTTGGCCGTCGCGCGGCAGATCATCGCGCCGGGGCGCGCGTGA